A section of the Mastomys coucha isolate ucsf_1 unplaced genomic scaffold, UCSF_Mcou_1 pScaffold15, whole genome shotgun sequence genome encodes:
- the F2 gene encoding prothrombin isoform X1, producing the protein MSHVRGLGLPGCLALAALACLVHSQNVFLAPQQALSLLQRVRRANSGFLEELRKGNLERECVEEQCSYEEAFEALESPQETDVFWAKYTMCDSVRKPRETLMDCLEGRCAMDLGLNYRGTVNVTHTGIECQLWRSRYPHKPEINSTTHPGADLQENFCRNPDSSTTGPWCYTTDPTVRREECSVPVCGQKGRNTVEMTPRSEGPKGNLSPPLGQCLTERGRLYQGNLAVTALGSPCLAWNSLPAKTLSKYQDFDPEVKLVENFCRNPDWDEEGAWCYVAGQPGDFEYCSLNYCEEAVGEENHDVDESIAGRTTNAEFHTFFDEKTFGLGEADCGLRPLFEKKSLSDKTEKELLDSYIEERIVEGWDAEKGIAPWQVMLFRKSPQELLCGASLISDRWVLTAAHCILYPPWDKNFTENDLLVRIGKHSRTRYERNVEKISMLEKIYVHPRYNWRENLDRDIALLKLKKPVPFSDYIHPLCLPDKQTVTSLLQAGYKGRVTGWGNLRETWTTNINEIQPSVLQVVNLPIVERPVCKASTRIRITDNMFCAGFKVNDSKRGDACEGDSGGPFVMKSPYNHRWYQMGIVSWGEGCDRNGKYGFYTHVFRLKRWIQKVIDQFG; encoded by the exons ATGTCGCACGTCCGCGGCCTGGGCCTACCTGGCTGCctggctctggctgccctggcttGCCTGGTGCACAGCCAGAATG TGTTCCTGGCCCCTCAGCAAGCACTATCGCTGCTCCAGCGGGTCCGCAGAGCCAACAGCGGCTTCCTGGAGGAACTCCGAAAGGGCAACCTGGAGCGTGAGTGCGTGGAAGAGCAGTGCAGCTATGAGGAGGCCTTTGAGGCACTGGAGTCTCCCCAAGAAACG GACGTGTTCTGGGCCAAGTACACAA tgtgtGATTCAGTGAGGAAACCTCGAGAGACTTTGATGGACTGTCTGGAAG GTCGCTGTGCTATGGATCTGGGTTTGAATTACCGTGGGACTGTGAATGTCACTCATACCGGTATCGAGTGCCAGCTGTGGCGGAGCCGCTATCCTCACAAGCctga AATTAACTCCACAACCCATCCTGGGGCAGACCTGCAGGAGAACTTCTGTCGCAATCCAGACAGCAGTACCACGGGACCCTGGTGCTATACCACAGATCCTACTGTTCGCAGAGAGGAATGCAGTGTCCCTGTCTGTG GCCAGAAGGGCCGTAACACAGTGGAGATGACTCCTCGCTCAGAAGGTCCCAAGGGGAACCTGTCACCTCCACTGGGACAGTGCCTCACTGAGCGTGGCCGTCTATACCAGGGGAACTTGGCTGTGACAGCACTTGGGTccccctgcctggcctggaacagCTTACCAGCCAAGACCCTGAGCAAGTACCAAGACTTCGACCCCGAGGTGAAACTCGTGGAAAACTTCTGCCGCAATCCAGACTGGGATGAGGAGGGCGCATGGTGCTATGTTGCAGGGCAGCCTGGCGACTTTGAATACTGCAGCCTCAACTACTGCG AGGAGGCGGTGGGAGAGGAGAACCATGATGTGGACGAGTCAATCGCAGGACGCACCACCAATGCGGAGTTCCACACATTCTTCGATGAGAAGACCTTCGGCCTTGGGGAGGCAG ACTGTGGTCTGCGGCCTTTGTTCGAGAAGAAGTCGTTGAGTGACAAAACGGAAAAGGAGCTTCTTGACTCTTACATAGAGGAGCGCATCGTGGAGGGCTGGGATGCTGAGAAGGGTATCGCGCCTTG GCAGGTGATGCTTTTTCGGAAGAGTCCCCAAGAGCTGCTGTGTGGGGCCAGCCTTATCAGTGACCGATGGGTCCTCACTGCTGCCCACTGTATTCTGTACCCACCCTGGGACAAGAATTTCACTGAGAATGACCTCCTGGTGCGCATTGGCAAGCATTCCCGAACCAG ATATGAGCGGAATGTTGAAAAGATCTCCATGCTGGAAAAGATCTACGTACATCCCAGATATAACTGGCGGGAGAACCTAGACAGAGACATCGCTCTGCTCAAGCTAAAGAAGCCCGTACCCTTCAGTGACTATATTCATCCCTTGTGCTTGCCGGACAAGCAGACAGTAACCAG CTTGCTCCAGGCTGGTTATAAAGGGCGAGTGACAGGCTGGGGCAACCTTCGGGAGACATGGACAACCAACATCAACGAGATACAGCCCAGTGTCCTGCAGGTGGTGAACCTGCCCATTGTAGAGCGGCCAGTGTGCAAGGCCTCCACCCGGATACGCATTACTGACAACATGTTCTGTGCCG GCTTCAAGGTGAATGACTCCAAGAGAGGAGATGCTTGTGAAGGTGACAGTGGGGGACCTTTTGTCATGAAG AGCCCCTATAACCACCGCTGGTATCAAATGGGTATTGTCTCCTGGGGTGAAGGCTGCGACCGGAATGGGAAATATGGCTTCTACACTCACGTGTTCCGTCTGAAAAGGTGGATACAGAAAGTCATTGATCAATTTGGATAG
- the F2 gene encoding prothrombin isoform X2, whose protein sequence is MSHVRGLGLPVFLAPQQALSLLQRVRRANSGFLEELRKGNLERECVEEQCSYEEAFEALESPQETDVFWAKYTMCDSVRKPRETLMDCLEGRCAMDLGLNYRGTVNVTHTGIECQLWRSRYPHKPEINSTTHPGADLQENFCRNPDSSTTGPWCYTTDPTVRREECSVPVCGQKGRNTVEMTPRSEGPKGNLSPPLGQCLTERGRLYQGNLAVTALGSPCLAWNSLPAKTLSKYQDFDPEVKLVENFCRNPDWDEEGAWCYVAGQPGDFEYCSLNYCEEAVGEENHDVDESIAGRTTNAEFHTFFDEKTFGLGEADCGLRPLFEKKSLSDKTEKELLDSYIEERIVEGWDAEKGIAPWQVMLFRKSPQELLCGASLISDRWVLTAAHCILYPPWDKNFTENDLLVRIGKHSRTRYERNVEKISMLEKIYVHPRYNWRENLDRDIALLKLKKPVPFSDYIHPLCLPDKQTVTSLLQAGYKGRVTGWGNLRETWTTNINEIQPSVLQVVNLPIVERPVCKASTRIRITDNMFCAGFKVNDSKRGDACEGDSGGPFVMKSPYNHRWYQMGIVSWGEGCDRNGKYGFYTHVFRLKRWIQKVIDQFG, encoded by the exons ATGTCGCACGTCCGCGGCCTGGGCCTACCTG TGTTCCTGGCCCCTCAGCAAGCACTATCGCTGCTCCAGCGGGTCCGCAGAGCCAACAGCGGCTTCCTGGAGGAACTCCGAAAGGGCAACCTGGAGCGTGAGTGCGTGGAAGAGCAGTGCAGCTATGAGGAGGCCTTTGAGGCACTGGAGTCTCCCCAAGAAACG GACGTGTTCTGGGCCAAGTACACAA tgtgtGATTCAGTGAGGAAACCTCGAGAGACTTTGATGGACTGTCTGGAAG GTCGCTGTGCTATGGATCTGGGTTTGAATTACCGTGGGACTGTGAATGTCACTCATACCGGTATCGAGTGCCAGCTGTGGCGGAGCCGCTATCCTCACAAGCctga AATTAACTCCACAACCCATCCTGGGGCAGACCTGCAGGAGAACTTCTGTCGCAATCCAGACAGCAGTACCACGGGACCCTGGTGCTATACCACAGATCCTACTGTTCGCAGAGAGGAATGCAGTGTCCCTGTCTGTG GCCAGAAGGGCCGTAACACAGTGGAGATGACTCCTCGCTCAGAAGGTCCCAAGGGGAACCTGTCACCTCCACTGGGACAGTGCCTCACTGAGCGTGGCCGTCTATACCAGGGGAACTTGGCTGTGACAGCACTTGGGTccccctgcctggcctggaacagCTTACCAGCCAAGACCCTGAGCAAGTACCAAGACTTCGACCCCGAGGTGAAACTCGTGGAAAACTTCTGCCGCAATCCAGACTGGGATGAGGAGGGCGCATGGTGCTATGTTGCAGGGCAGCCTGGCGACTTTGAATACTGCAGCCTCAACTACTGCG AGGAGGCGGTGGGAGAGGAGAACCATGATGTGGACGAGTCAATCGCAGGACGCACCACCAATGCGGAGTTCCACACATTCTTCGATGAGAAGACCTTCGGCCTTGGGGAGGCAG ACTGTGGTCTGCGGCCTTTGTTCGAGAAGAAGTCGTTGAGTGACAAAACGGAAAAGGAGCTTCTTGACTCTTACATAGAGGAGCGCATCGTGGAGGGCTGGGATGCTGAGAAGGGTATCGCGCCTTG GCAGGTGATGCTTTTTCGGAAGAGTCCCCAAGAGCTGCTGTGTGGGGCCAGCCTTATCAGTGACCGATGGGTCCTCACTGCTGCCCACTGTATTCTGTACCCACCCTGGGACAAGAATTTCACTGAGAATGACCTCCTGGTGCGCATTGGCAAGCATTCCCGAACCAG ATATGAGCGGAATGTTGAAAAGATCTCCATGCTGGAAAAGATCTACGTACATCCCAGATATAACTGGCGGGAGAACCTAGACAGAGACATCGCTCTGCTCAAGCTAAAGAAGCCCGTACCCTTCAGTGACTATATTCATCCCTTGTGCTTGCCGGACAAGCAGACAGTAACCAG CTTGCTCCAGGCTGGTTATAAAGGGCGAGTGACAGGCTGGGGCAACCTTCGGGAGACATGGACAACCAACATCAACGAGATACAGCCCAGTGTCCTGCAGGTGGTGAACCTGCCCATTGTAGAGCGGCCAGTGTGCAAGGCCTCCACCCGGATACGCATTACTGACAACATGTTCTGTGCCG GCTTCAAGGTGAATGACTCCAAGAGAGGAGATGCTTGTGAAGGTGACAGTGGGGGACCTTTTGTCATGAAG AGCCCCTATAACCACCGCTGGTATCAAATGGGTATTGTCTCCTGGGGTGAAGGCTGCGACCGGAATGGGAAATATGGCTTCTACACTCACGTGTTCCGTCTGAAAAGGTGGATACAGAAAGTCATTGATCAATTTGGATAG